In a single window of the Cerasicoccus sp. TK19100 genome:
- a CDS encoding efflux RND transporter periplasmic adaptor subunit has translation MTEETSSNAPSAPESKSNKLAGRLISALVFVGAVLMALYLLQQRERYPQTSDAYVMARYITVSSEVPGRISALPASDGLSVEPGDLLVQVDPESYALGVAETKAQIGVLEAQINEAERQRAASEAMVQMSRENTERTLAQEALAKSTYERMTPLAEQGFVTQEKYDAATSAYEQARASVLMAQSNELAAELSVASLETLRAELQAARIGLQQAEVELQRTAIRAPFDGRVVNCDLAPGMMVMPGESLFTLVDTSEWFVVANYREGDLENIAVGDVAKVRVLTLPGKVFTGKVASIGLGVQTQDGYNFGPLPSVKNNLNWIRVAQRFPVRIRIDSPEPADAFRIGASSMVTIEKP, from the coding sequence ATGACTGAAGAAACTTCCTCCAACGCGCCGAGTGCCCCAGAGTCCAAGAGCAACAAGCTGGCCGGTCGGCTGATCAGCGCGCTCGTGTTTGTGGGCGCGGTGCTGATGGCCTTGTATTTGTTGCAACAGCGGGAGCGCTATCCGCAAACCAGCGACGCCTACGTGATGGCGCGCTACATCACAGTGTCGTCCGAAGTGCCGGGGCGCATCAGCGCGCTGCCGGCAAGCGATGGGCTGTCCGTCGAGCCGGGCGATCTGCTGGTGCAAGTCGACCCCGAAAGCTACGCCCTCGGGGTGGCCGAAACGAAGGCGCAGATTGGCGTGCTCGAAGCGCAGATCAACGAAGCCGAGCGCCAGCGCGCGGCCTCGGAAGCGATGGTCCAGATGTCCCGCGAAAACACCGAGCGCACGCTCGCGCAAGAGGCGCTGGCCAAGTCCACCTACGAGCGGATGACGCCGCTGGCCGAACAAGGCTTTGTCACGCAGGAGAAATACGATGCGGCCACCTCGGCCTACGAACAGGCGCGCGCCAGCGTGCTCATGGCCCAGAGTAATGAACTCGCGGCTGAGCTTTCCGTGGCCTCGCTGGAGACGCTCCGTGCCGAGCTGCAAGCCGCGCGCATTGGCCTGCAACAGGCAGAGGTCGAGCTGCAGCGCACGGCGATCCGCGCGCCGTTTGACGGACGCGTGGTCAACTGCGATCTGGCGCCCGGCATGATGGTGATGCCCGGCGAATCGCTCTTTACGCTCGTCGACACGAGTGAGTGGTTTGTCGTGGCGAATTACCGTGAGGGCGATTTGGAAAACATTGCCGTGGGCGATGTGGCTAAGGTGCGCGTGCTTACTTTGCCGGGCAAAGTATTCACGGGTAAAGTGGCCAGTATTGGTCTGGGCGTGCAAACGCAGGACGGCTACAACTTTGGCCCGCTGCCTTCGGTGAAAAATAACCTCAACTGGATTCGCGTGGCGCAGCGATTCCCGGTGCGCATCCGGATCGACAGCCCCGAGCCCGCCGACGCGTTTCGCATCGGCGCCTCGTCCATGGTGACGATTGAAAAACCATGA
- a CDS encoding TolC family protein — MTGRLTWAELRRELTPYTGRDWLVLRMVLAVLLSTVLVMAFQIENGWLSLYLCFVFAKPTTKQTLVLGTALIVMVLPIVILALCLLNYVADPPGLRLLAMTLVIYGTFYGSNIMTEGDIIRNLSLVFLTVLILPDSYADPGIWIEGAMWLVPMVLAGLLPLMFITVLVPPEKALPAELRPPSAKYGFRPNWKTNPEHHIYALKGTFAAMGTYIIYTTLNFQAIQTALMTCIVLGLPTTEQIIHKTWLRITGAVIGASLALVGAIWAIPQSNELWMLLLVVGAGSALAAWVTLSSPRISYAGRQIALAQFMLITHSFGPATDLSVLVDRLLGILLGNVMMGLTYKYLWTGKTRSGAALQSALPVLAVAAIALMMTGCEGSASLAPTTPSRPWKNTTAESYPLPTNYGMGAQMVEFDPGHEYTLSELADLAQRNNPKTRVAWERARAMAGGVGVAESAYYPQINLMVAAGYEQVAFPLPPNIFQQGYFYSEIAILRPELQLDWLLYDFGRQDAIVQGARESAIAQNFAFNETHQQVLFNVCSAYYKLISVRSQQKVLQATLDESELVQRSTKAGLEQGFATKAQLLQAEMFVAQCVYDVTVLKGELRKAQIALAESIGADPGEIIQVKDLADSPLPENFDRSVDSLVDFALAHRPDLRAKVAELRAAEASVDQVDAQNYPVIIASGNAGPVYSAFSADDTPWVDSFQAQYGVGVALQMPVFDGFRQQNLKISAQADQRAVEASLLESRNAAVSQVWSAYTDYENARSRLLAAEAVIKASEASQEAALASFKQGFADVTDVQAQQLSLLEARENYNTARTDVFLSASLLQLATGQLAVDRLQ; from the coding sequence ATGACGGGCCGGCTCACATGGGCCGAGCTGCGGCGCGAGTTGACGCCCTATACCGGTCGCGATTGGCTGGTGCTGCGCATGGTGCTGGCGGTGCTCTTGTCCACCGTGCTGGTGATGGCGTTTCAGATCGAAAACGGCTGGCTGAGCCTTTACCTGTGCTTCGTTTTTGCGAAGCCAACCACGAAGCAAACGCTCGTCCTCGGCACGGCGCTGATCGTGATGGTGCTGCCGATTGTGATCCTCGCGCTGTGCCTGCTCAACTACGTGGCCGATCCGCCGGGGCTGCGCTTGCTGGCGATGACGCTCGTGATCTACGGCACGTTTTACGGCTCCAACATCATGACCGAGGGCGACATTATCCGAAACCTCTCGCTGGTGTTTTTAACGGTGCTCATCCTGCCCGACAGTTATGCGGATCCCGGCATCTGGATCGAGGGCGCGATGTGGCTTGTGCCGATGGTGCTCGCTGGCTTGCTGCCGCTGATGTTTATCACGGTGCTTGTGCCGCCGGAAAAAGCGCTGCCCGCGGAGTTGCGCCCGCCGTCGGCGAAGTATGGCTTCCGCCCGAATTGGAAGACGAATCCCGAGCACCACATCTACGCGCTCAAGGGCACGTTTGCCGCGATGGGGACGTATATCATTTACACCACGCTGAACTTTCAGGCGATCCAGACCGCGCTCATGACGTGCATCGTGTTAGGCCTGCCGACGACCGAGCAAATCATCCACAAGACGTGGCTGCGCATCACCGGCGCCGTGATCGGCGCGAGCCTGGCGCTGGTTGGTGCGATCTGGGCGATCCCGCAGTCCAATGAACTCTGGATGCTGCTACTGGTCGTGGGCGCGGGCAGCGCGCTTGCCGCGTGGGTCACGCTCAGCTCGCCGCGGATTTCTTATGCCGGCCGGCAGATCGCGCTGGCGCAGTTTATGTTGATCACGCATTCGTTTGGGCCGGCGACCGACTTGTCGGTGCTGGTGGATCGCTTGTTGGGAATTTTGCTGGGCAATGTCATGATGGGCCTCACTTACAAATATCTTTGGACTGGAAAAACGCGCAGCGGGGCGGCGCTGCAAAGCGCCTTGCCCGTGCTGGCGGTGGCGGCCATTGCGCTGATGATGACCGGCTGCGAAGGCTCGGCTTCGCTGGCACCCACGACTCCAAGTCGCCCGTGGAAAAACACCACTGCCGAGAGCTACCCGCTGCCGACCAACTACGGCATGGGCGCGCAGATGGTGGAGTTCGATCCCGGGCATGAATACACGCTGAGCGAGCTGGCCGACCTCGCCCAGCGCAACAACCCGAAGACCCGCGTGGCTTGGGAGCGCGCGCGGGCGATGGCGGGCGGCGTAGGCGTGGCCGAGAGCGCTTACTACCCGCAGATTAATTTAATGGTGGCCGCCGGTTATGAGCAGGTCGCCTTTCCGCTGCCGCCGAACATTTTCCAGCAGGGGTATTTTTATTCGGAGATCGCGATCCTGCGGCCGGAGCTGCAGCTCGATTGGCTGCTCTACGATTTTGGGCGTCAGGACGCCATCGTCCAAGGCGCGCGTGAGTCGGCCATCGCGCAAAACTTCGCCTTCAACGAGACACATCAGCAGGTGCTGTTCAACGTCTGCTCGGCCTACTACAAGCTGATCAGCGTGCGCTCGCAGCAGAAGGTGTTGCAGGCCACCTTGGACGAATCCGAGCTCGTGCAACGCTCGACCAAGGCCGGGCTCGAGCAGGGCTTTGCCACCAAGGCGCAGCTGCTGCAGGCGGAGATGTTTGTCGCGCAGTGCGTTTACGACGTGACCGTGCTCAAGGGCGAGCTGCGCAAGGCGCAAATCGCGCTGGCTGAGAGCATCGGCGCCGACCCGGGCGAGATCATTCAAGTCAAGGATTTGGCCGACTCGCCCTTGCCGGAAAACTTCGACCGCTCCGTCGATTCGTTGGTGGACTTCGCCTTGGCCCACCGCCCGGACCTCCGCGCCAAGGTGGCCGAGCTACGCGCCGCCGAGGCCTCGGTGGATCAAGTTGACGCGCAGAATTATCCGGTCATCATCGCCTCCGGTAACGCGGGTCCCGTTTACAGCGCTTTCAGTGCGGACGACACGCCGTGGGTGGACAGCTTTCAGGCGCAATACGGCGTGGGCGTGGCGCTGCAAATGCCGGTCTTCGACGGCTTTCGCCAACAGAATTTAAAGATCTCGGCGCAGGCCGATCAACGCGCGGTCGAGGCGTCGCTGCTGGAGTCGCGCAACGCCGCGGTTAGCCAAGTCTGGTCGGCCTACACCGACTACGAAAATGCGCGCAGTCGCCTGCTCGCCGCCGAAGCGGTGATCAAGGCCAGCGAGGCGTCGCAGGAGGCGGCGTTGGCGTCCTTCAAGCAAGGCTTCGCCGACGTGACCGACGTCCAGGCGCAACAGCTGAGCCTCCTCGAAGCCCGCGAAAATTACAACACCGCGCGCACGGATGTCTTCCTCAGCGCCAGCCTGCTCCAGCTCGCGACCGGCCAGTTGGCGGTAGATCGATTGCAGTAG
- a CDS encoding aminotransferase class III-fold pyridoxal phosphate-dependent enzyme: MSHYEKSLSLFERASKVAPGGIYGHMSPAACLPGASPYYAAKADGCRYWDVDGHKYIDFMCGYGPIILGYNHPEVDEAAAKQRELGNCFNHPTERFVELVEKLVSLVDFADWGVLAKNGGDVTTWAIQVAREHTKRKKIIRLKGSYHGVDPWCTPGHGGLIDEDREHIHSFAWNDLKAFQGLVERYKGQIAGLIVSPWHHPVFADSEFGADGFLSGLEKICRENGIVLISDDIRGGFRLNIGGSHAEYGYTPDIVCFCKALGNGYPISAALGAEHLRVAASKVFLTGSYWNSAVPMAAALKTLEIIERDGVIAHLKQTGQRLADGLVKIGEKHGHRIRFSGPPAVPFYRLTEETNFVRQQQWCAEAMKRGAFLHPHHNWFLCAAHTDADIDAALQIADDALAACVETW; encoded by the coding sequence ATGTCGCACTACGAAAAATCACTTTCTCTGTTTGAGCGCGCATCCAAGGTCGCGCCCGGCGGCATCTACGGCCACATGAGCCCGGCGGCGTGTCTGCCCGGCGCCAGCCCCTACTACGCGGCCAAAGCCGACGGCTGCCGCTACTGGGATGTCGACGGCCACAAATACATCGACTTCATGTGCGGCTACGGGCCGATCATCCTCGGCTACAATCACCCGGAGGTCGACGAAGCCGCCGCCAAACAACGCGAGCTCGGCAACTGTTTTAACCACCCCACCGAGCGCTTCGTGGAGCTCGTCGAGAAACTCGTGTCGCTGGTGGATTTTGCCGACTGGGGCGTCTTGGCCAAGAACGGCGGCGACGTCACCACGTGGGCCATCCAAGTCGCGCGCGAGCACACCAAGCGCAAGAAAATCATCCGCCTCAAAGGCTCCTACCACGGAGTCGATCCCTGGTGCACGCCGGGCCATGGCGGCCTGATCGACGAAGACCGCGAGCACATCCACAGCTTTGCGTGGAACGACCTGAAGGCTTTCCAGGGGCTCGTGGAGCGATACAAAGGCCAGATCGCCGGCCTGATCGTCAGCCCGTGGCACCACCCGGTTTTCGCCGACAGTGAATTCGGTGCCGACGGCTTTCTATCAGGCCTCGAGAAGATTTGCCGCGAAAACGGCATCGTCTTAATCAGTGACGACATCCGTGGCGGCTTCCGTTTAAATATCGGCGGCAGCCACGCCGAGTACGGCTACACACCGGACATCGTTTGCTTCTGCAAAGCCTTGGGCAACGGCTACCCGATTTCCGCCGCACTCGGGGCCGAGCACCTGCGCGTCGCGGCGAGTAAAGTCTTCCTGACCGGCAGCTATTGGAACAGCGCCGTCCCGATGGCTGCCGCCCTTAAAACGCTGGAAATCATCGAGCGCGACGGCGTGATCGCCCACCTCAAGCAAACCGGCCAACGCCTCGCCGACGGCCTCGTCAAAATCGGTGAAAAGCACGGGCACAGAATCCGTTTTTCCGGCCCGCCTGCGGTCCCCTTCTACCGCCTCACCGAAGAAACCAACTTCGTGCGCCAGCAGCAGTGGTGCGCCGAGGCCATGAAGCGCGGCGCCTTCCTGCACCCGCACCACAATTGGTTCCTCTGCGCCGCCCACACCGATGCCGACATCGACGCCGCCTTGCAAATCGCCGACGACGCGCTCGCGGCGTGCGTGGAGACTTGGTAG
- a CDS encoding YciI family protein, with protein MPQFQVSIHRPKGFVASEVSAEMRRTIDAVNDEMVAAGVRVFVGGLRPLDQAKALRLQPDGEILESDGGYLSTDEFVDGFWVLDVSDMDAALTWGRKAAVACRGDVEVRPFY; from the coding sequence ATGCCGCAATTCCAAGTCTCCATTCACCGGCCCAAAGGCTTCGTCGCGTCCGAGGTAAGCGCTGAAATGCGACGCACCATTGACGCTGTTAATGACGAAATGGTCGCGGCTGGGGTGCGGGTTTTCGTGGGCGGATTACGGCCGTTGGACCAAGCCAAAGCCCTGCGCTTACAGCCCGATGGCGAAATCCTGGAAAGCGATGGTGGCTATCTCAGCACCGATGAATTCGTGGACGGCTTCTGGGTACTCGACGTAAGCGATATGGACGCCGCGCTGACATGGGGACGCAAGGCGGCGGTCGCCTGCCGGGGCGATGTCGAGGTGCGGCCGTTTTATTAA
- a CDS encoding YtcA family lipoprotein: protein MAMYQEVEIMGAYFPGWLLAAIAGIVLSAVSKVVLAKLGLHRVLVAPLLVYCCLAFLWSSVFWLWIIRS from the coding sequence ATGGCAATGTATCAGGAAGTGGAGATCATGGGCGCGTATTTTCCGGGGTGGTTGCTGGCGGCGATTGCGGGCATCGTCCTGAGCGCCGTGAGCAAAGTGGTCCTGGCGAAGCTTGGGCTGCATCGGGTGCTTGTTGCGCCGCTCCTGGTGTATTGCTGTCTGGCGTTTTTGTGGTCCAGCGTGTTCTGGCTGTGGATCATCCGCTCTTAA